From the Billgrantia sulfidoxydans genome, one window contains:
- the mutY gene encoding A/G-specific adenine glycosylase codes for MSEMPAPVLDAGEFQRRLLDWFDRDGRHDLPWQRERTPYRVWVSEIMLQQTQVTTVIPYFERFMAHFPTLAELAAASQDEVLHLWTGLGYYARGRNLHKAARRVMEEHGGELPVNSLEALAGLPGIGRSTAGAIIAQSTGRRAVILDGNVKRSLSRLHAVEGWPGRPVVERRLWALAEHYTPEHRVADYTQAIMDLGATLCRRGTPECGRCPFADACVAHARGEQRRFPESKPRKALPTRTTLMLMLQDAGGRVLLEQRPASGLWGGLWSLPQFDDLAALRCWLDVHAPGALLHPAWPAFSHVFSHFRLDITPQPARIDGLDSVGEARCWYDPGSPGRIGLAAPVKALLASLAPFALTAPEPS; via the coding sequence ATGAGTGAAATGCCTGCGCCGGTGCTCGACGCCGGTGAGTTCCAGCGTCGCCTGCTGGACTGGTTCGATCGCGACGGGCGTCACGATCTGCCCTGGCAGCGCGAGCGCACGCCCTATCGCGTCTGGGTCTCCGAGATCATGCTGCAGCAGACCCAGGTGACGACCGTCATCCCCTACTTCGAGCGCTTCATGGCGCACTTTCCCACCCTCGCCGAGCTGGCCGCGGCCTCTCAGGACGAGGTGCTGCACCTGTGGACCGGGCTCGGCTACTACGCCCGCGGGCGCAACCTGCACAAGGCGGCCCGGCGGGTCATGGAGGAGCATGGCGGCGAGCTGCCGGTGAATAGCCTGGAGGCGCTTGCCGGGCTGCCCGGCATCGGCCGCTCCACTGCCGGGGCGATCATTGCCCAGAGCACCGGACGTCGGGCGGTGATCCTCGACGGCAACGTCAAGCGCAGCCTGTCGCGGCTGCATGCGGTGGAGGGCTGGCCGGGGCGTCCGGTGGTGGAGCGCAGGCTGTGGGCGCTGGCCGAGCACTACACGCCAGAACACCGCGTGGCCGACTACACCCAGGCGATAATGGACCTCGGTGCTACGCTATGCCGCCGCGGCACGCCGGAGTGCGGCCGCTGCCCGTTCGCCGACGCCTGCGTGGCCCACGCGCGGGGCGAGCAGCGCCGCTTTCCGGAATCCAAGCCCAGGAAGGCGCTGCCGACGCGCACCACCCTGATGCTGATGCTGCAGGACGCAGGGGGCCGCGTCCTGCTGGAACAGCGCCCCGCCAGCGGACTGTGGGGCGGGCTGTGGAGCCTGCCCCAGTTCGATGACCTGGCGGCGCTGCGGTGCTGGCTCGATGTGCACGCCCCCGGTGCGCTGCTCCATCCGGCCTGGCCGGCCTTCAGCCACGTCTTCAGTCACTTTCGCCTCGACATCACCCCGCAGCCGGCACGGATCGACGGGCTGGATTCGGTTGGCGAGGCACGTTGCTGGTACGATCCAGGCAGTCCCGGGCGCATTGGCCTGGCGGCTCCGGTGAAGGCACTGCTCGCCTCGCTAGCGCCGTTCGCCCTGACCGCCCCCGAGCCCTCTTGA
- a CDS encoding fumarylacetoacetate hydrolase family protein → MRFVPRFTDGQAFSHPLGKIVCVGRNYADHAKELNNPIPSEPLLFIKPATSAASFDRPIEAPFARGEVHFEAELALLIGERLTHATTEEAERAVVGIGLALDLTLRDVQARLKEKGQPWEVAKAFDGACPLSDFLPLSRVPNWSALSFTLELNGELRQRGEGADMLFPVPTLVAEMSRHFTLEPGDVVLTGTPAGVGELPRGANLRLTLTGGLEVEGQVAE, encoded by the coding sequence ATGCGCTTTGTCCCCCGTTTCACCGATGGCCAGGCGTTTTCCCACCCGCTTGGCAAGATCGTCTGCGTCGGCCGCAACTATGCCGATCATGCCAAGGAGCTTAACAACCCGATCCCCAGCGAGCCGCTGCTGTTCATCAAGCCCGCCACCAGCGCGGCCAGCTTCGATAGGCCCATCGAGGCCCCGTTTGCTCGCGGCGAGGTTCACTTCGAGGCCGAGCTGGCGCTGTTGATCGGTGAGCGGCTGACTCACGCCACGACCGAGGAGGCCGAACGGGCGGTCGTCGGTATCGGCCTGGCCCTCGACCTGACGCTGCGCGACGTGCAGGCGCGTCTCAAGGAGAAGGGGCAACCCTGGGAGGTGGCCAAGGCGTTCGACGGGGCCTGTCCGCTGAGCGATTTCCTGCCGCTGAGTCGCGTGCCGAACTGGAGCGCCCTGAGTTTCACGCTGGAGCTGAACGGCGAGCTGCGCCAGCGCGGCGAAGGGGCCGACATGCTGTTTCCGGTCCCTACCCTGGTGGCCGAGATGAGCCGCCACTTCACGCTCGAGCCCGGCGATGTGGTGCTCACCGGCACGCCGGCGGGCGTCGGCGAGCTGCCGCGTGGTGCGAACCTGCGCTTGACGCTCACCGGCGGGCTGGAGGTCGAGGGCCAGGTAGCGGAATAA
- a CDS encoding AsmA family protein, which translates to MKRLLQMLLAAIGVLGVVVAAAVVYVTTFLDPEDFKPRLVEVVREQSGLELTLDGPLSWSFYPRLGVSVEQAEGRLPEQSEEEAPFLAFTHAEVSLAFAPLLRGEIAIEGLTLDGMQLRLARDEEGRGNWETLLQRLDERREGAESALAPASAGPSRESSNLAVALNIASVQVRNGAATYRDLTQRTEWVVEEINLSGTNVNPQRAFPFKSSFKLKSYATLDWRELERSPALASDISLEGRMRLVLAERRYLLEGLKLSTASLLAGLEGRQQLDLSGQQLILDLSQQRLQLQEGRLEAGLRHPALGEEPVPLALVMAVDADLAENSAQLRDLQLTGPDDLSLSGHLNLTDLDRAPAYSGQLSVAPFSLRPWLSRLGKMVETADPQALTDVALTSPVQGDLERLELAGLTMVLDGSTFTGRLGAGFDGKLLDFELQGDRLDLDRYLPPPEPADQSAARRDLPGLGKAYAQDAGTLVPAEWLSQLNLSGTLDLAQLHLSGLDFTEVGLALSGGDGKQRLERFGSVFYDGELSASGALDLTREPIHWQLKPSLSRVRLEPLLQALSEDGSAAPLRGRLTLDGELETRANSWPALKRNLNGRLKGHIDEGAVLDVNVSQELCTLAATLEGRETSRDWSADTRFERAEAGLRINDGVARSEDILVLIPGIELGGSGELDLGSERFDLRAAARFVDGADAACPVNRRLERVPLPVRCSGELSGDSGEWCRFDREAFQATLAELLRDEASRRAGEELEERLERPLERLEERLGEGAGRELRDTLRGLLN; encoded by the coding sequence ATGAAGCGATTGTTGCAGATGCTGCTGGCCGCCATCGGGGTGCTCGGCGTCGTGGTGGCGGCGGCCGTGGTCTACGTCACGACCTTTCTCGACCCCGAGGACTTCAAGCCGCGCCTGGTCGAGGTGGTGCGCGAGCAGAGCGGGCTGGAGCTGACCCTCGACGGCCCGCTCTCCTGGTCCTTCTATCCGCGCCTGGGGGTCAGCGTAGAGCAGGCCGAAGGCCGCCTCCCGGAGCAGAGCGAGGAGGAGGCGCCGTTTTTGGCCTTCACCCATGCCGAGGTCAGCCTGGCGTTCGCGCCGTTACTGCGCGGCGAGATCGCCATCGAAGGGCTGACGCTCGACGGCATGCAGCTACGCCTGGCGCGCGACGAGGAGGGACGCGGCAACTGGGAAACCCTGCTGCAGCGTCTCGACGAACGCCGTGAGGGGGCCGAATCGGCGCTGGCGCCGGCCAGCGCCGGACCTAGCCGGGAAAGCAGCAACCTGGCCGTGGCGCTCAACATCGCCAGCGTGCAGGTGCGCAACGGCGCGGCGACATACCGCGACCTGACACAGCGAACCGAGTGGGTCGTCGAGGAGATCAATCTCTCCGGTACCAACGTCAATCCCCAGCGCGCCTTTCCGTTCAAGTCCTCTTTCAAGTTGAAATCGTACGCAACCCTCGATTGGCGGGAGCTGGAGCGAAGCCCGGCCCTGGCGAGCGACATTTCGCTAGAGGGACGGATGCGGCTCGTCCTTGCCGAGCGCCGCTATCTGCTCGAGGGGCTGAAACTCAGCACCGCCAGCCTGCTGGCGGGTCTCGAGGGCAGGCAACAGCTCGATCTGAGCGGACAGCAGCTCATTCTCGATCTCTCGCAGCAGCGCCTGCAGTTGCAGGAGGGGCGGCTCGAGGCCGGGCTGCGGCATCCCGCCCTGGGCGAGGAACCGGTGCCCTTGGCGCTGGTGATGGCGGTGGATGCCGATCTGGCCGAGAACTCGGCACAGCTGCGTGACCTGCAGCTGACCGGGCCCGATGACCTGAGCCTGAGCGGACATCTCAATCTCACCGACCTCGACCGGGCGCCCGCCTACAGCGGCCAGCTTAGCGTGGCGCCCTTCTCGCTGCGGCCCTGGCTCTCGCGGCTCGGCAAGATGGTCGAAACGGCGGATCCGCAGGCGCTCACCGACGTGGCGCTGACCAGCCCGGTGCAAGGCGATCTGGAGCGCCTCGAGCTGGCGGGCCTGACCATGGTGCTCGACGGCAGCACCTTTACCGGCAGGCTGGGCGCCGGCTTCGACGGAAAACTGCTCGACTTCGAGTTGCAGGGAGACCGCCTCGATCTGGATCGCTACCTGCCGCCGCCCGAGCCCGCCGACCAGAGTGCCGCTCGGCGTGACCTCCCGGGCCTCGGCAAGGCCTATGCGCAGGATGCAGGCACGCTGGTGCCCGCCGAGTGGCTGAGCCAGCTGAACTTGAGCGGCACGCTTGACCTGGCGCAGCTGCACCTTTCGGGGCTCGACTTTACCGAGGTGGGGCTGGCCCTGTCCGGCGGCGATGGAAAGCAGCGCCTCGAGCGCTTCGGCTCGGTCTTCTACGACGGCGAGCTGAGCGCCAGCGGTGCACTCGACTTGACCCGCGAGCCGATTCACTGGCAGCTGAAGCCCAGCCTTTCGCGGGTGCGACTGGAGCCGCTGCTGCAGGCGCTGAGCGAGGACGGCAGCGCTGCGCCGCTGCGCGGTCGCCTGACCCTCGACGGTGAACTTGAAACGCGTGCCAACAGTTGGCCGGCGCTCAAGCGCAACCTCAACGGGCGGCTGAAGGGGCACATCGACGAGGGGGCCGTTCTCGACGTCAACGTATCGCAGGAGCTGTGCACCCTGGCGGCCACGCTCGAAGGCCGCGAGACCAGCCGTGACTGGAGCGCCGATACGCGCTTCGAGCGTGCCGAAGCGGGCCTGCGCATCAACGATGGCGTTGCTCGCAGTGAAGACATCCTGGTTCTCATTCCCGGCATCGAGCTGGGCGGCAGCGGCGAGCTTGACCTGGGCAGCGAACGCTTCGACCTGCGTGCTGCCGCCCGCTTCGTCGATGGTGCGGATGCCGCCTGCCCGGTCAATCGACGCCTGGAGCGAGTGCCGCTACCGGTGCGCTGTAGCGGTGAGCTCTCCGGTGACAGCGGCGAATGGTGTCGCTTCGATCGTGAGGCGTTTCAGGCGACACTGGCCGAGCTGCTGCGCGACGAAGCCTCCCGCCGCGCCGGCGAGGAGCTGGAGGAGCGCCTGGAGCGTCCGCTCGAGCGGCTCGAGGAGCGTCTCGGCGAGGGAGCCGGTCGGGAACTTCGCGACACCCTGCGTGGTCTGTTGAACTGA
- a CDS encoding acetyl-CoA sensor PanZ family protein has translation MPVTLHLVDQAVWATDPQIKHDLQRIYADAPAERLGVPVAAFLREHLEAGHFFACARFNERLLGAVAVSADDQAWWLSELCVRKATRRRGVGSRLLALVSDAARTAGRELRTHSWQLPVADQVLLTRLGYRLDITGDHFVLAPPLQGGGNP, from the coding sequence ATGCCGGTAACGCTTCACCTCGTAGACCAGGCCGTCTGGGCGACCGATCCACAGATCAAGCACGACCTGCAGCGGATCTATGCCGATGCTCCGGCCGAGCGCCTGGGCGTGCCTGTGGCCGCCTTCCTTCGCGAACACCTCGAGGCCGGCCACTTTTTCGCTTGCGCACGCTTCAACGAACGCCTGCTGGGCGCGGTGGCGGTGAGCGCCGACGATCAGGCCTGGTGGCTGTCGGAACTGTGCGTGCGCAAGGCCACCCGCCGGCGCGGCGTCGGCTCGCGGCTGCTGGCGCTGGTCAGCGATGCCGCCCGCACCGCGGGCCGGGAGCTGCGCACGCACTCTTGGCAGCTGCCGGTCGCCGATCAGGTGCTACTGACCCGCCTGGGATATCGCCTGGATATCACCGGCGACCATTTCGTATTGGCTCCACCGCTGCAAGGAGGCGGTAACCCATGA
- a CDS encoding YqhA family protein, giving the protein MPPTPEPPTPGQGRWERRFERWLWSSRFLVLLAVIPSLAAALALFIIGTMDILKLVLATAGYYLVGGGPDIHDTVVPSVVMAVDIYLVAIVLLIFGLGVYRLFVSPIEQAEEHAPGHPFNVQSFDQLKDKIARVVILAVIIEFFRAVVDIRFQTPLEAIYLALSVLALAGALYLMSRAQPH; this is encoded by the coding sequence ATGCCGCCGACACCGGAACCGCCAACGCCTGGTCAAGGCCGCTGGGAGCGGCGCTTCGAACGCTGGCTGTGGAGCAGTCGCTTCCTCGTGCTGCTGGCCGTCATTCCCAGCCTGGCAGCCGCCCTGGCACTGTTCATCATCGGCACCATGGACATCCTCAAGCTGGTGCTTGCCACTGCCGGGTACTATCTCGTCGGGGGCGGGCCAGACATTCACGATACCGTGGTCCCCAGCGTGGTCATGGCCGTGGACATCTATCTGGTGGCGATCGTGCTGCTGATCTTCGGGCTCGGCGTCTATCGGCTGTTCGTTTCTCCCATCGAGCAGGCCGAAGAGCATGCGCCGGGTCATCCGTTCAACGTGCAGTCCTTCGATCAGCTCAAGGACAAGATCGCCCGCGTCGTCATCCTCGCGGTGATCATCGAATTCTTCCGGGCCGTCGTCGACATTCGCTTCCAGACCCCGCTGGAGGCCATCTACCTGGCACTGTCGGTGCTGGCGTTGGCCGGCGCGCTTTATCTGATGAGCCGCGCCCAGCCCCATTGA
- a CDS encoding oxidative damage protection protein has product MSQTVFCRKYQQELEALPFPPLPGKKGQEIQASVSKRAWEEWQALQTRLINEKHLNMLDPEARAYLNEQMERFLDNRETDQAEGYVPPER; this is encoded by the coding sequence ATGAGTCAGACCGTTTTCTGTCGCAAGTACCAGCAGGAGCTCGAAGCGCTGCCGTTCCCGCCATTGCCGGGAAAGAAGGGCCAGGAGATCCAGGCCAGTGTATCGAAGCGTGCCTGGGAGGAGTGGCAGGCGTTGCAGACCCGGCTGATCAACGAGAAGCACCTCAACATGCTCGACCCCGAGGCGCGGGCCTATCTCAACGAGCAGATGGAGCGCTTCCTCGACAACCGTGAAACCGACCAGGCGGAAGGCTACGTACCGCCCGAGCGCTAG
- the thpD gene encoding ectoine hydroxylase, with product MTVQTSSNRKLKQATDYAGSETLTSQVGSVLDRMCDAYPTRLAEPLDTLWLERREGVVRGRDEEGPLNQAQLDEFERKGFLFEPNFIRGEELDELRRELSELLNRDDFRGRDFSITEPGSREIRSLFAVHYLSERFASLARDERLVGRVRQILGGDAYVHQSRINYKPGFEGKGFNWHSDFETWHAEDGMPAMHAVSASIVLTDNHEFNGPLMLIPGSHRVFVPCLGETPDDHHRQSLKRQEFGVPGRDALRELVARHGIEAPKGTAGGLLLFDCNTLHGSNANMSPDPRSNVFFVYNRRDNACVEPFAARRRRPRFLAHSPDEPWTPHG from the coding sequence ATGACAGTACAGACTTCGTCCAACCGTAAGCTCAAGCAGGCAACCGATTACGCCGGTAGCGAAACCCTGACCTCGCAGGTCGGAAGCGTACTCGACCGTATGTGCGATGCCTATCCCACCCGGCTGGCCGAGCCGCTCGACACCCTCTGGCTGGAGCGCCGGGAGGGCGTGGTGCGTGGCCGCGACGAAGAGGGGCCGCTGAACCAGGCGCAACTCGACGAGTTCGAGCGCAAGGGCTTCCTGTTCGAGCCCAATTTCATCCGCGGCGAGGAGCTCGACGAGCTGCGTCGTGAACTGAGCGAGCTGCTCAACCGCGATGATTTTCGCGGCCGCGACTTCAGCATCACCGAGCCCGGCAGTCGGGAGATCCGCTCGCTGTTCGCGGTGCACTACCTGTCCGAGCGCTTCGCCAGCCTGGCGCGCGACGAGCGCCTGGTGGGCCGGGTACGCCAGATTCTCGGTGGCGATGCCTACGTGCACCAGTCGCGCATCAACTACAAGCCGGGTTTCGAGGGCAAGGGCTTCAACTGGCATTCCGACTTCGAGACCTGGCACGCCGAGGACGGCATGCCGGCCATGCACGCGGTCAGCGCTTCGATCGTGCTGACCGACAACCACGAGTTCAATGGCCCGCTGATGCTGATCCCGGGCTCGCATCGTGTCTTCGTGCCGTGCCTGGGCGAGACGCCGGACGATCATCATCGCCAGTCGCTCAAGCGCCAGGAGTTCGGCGTGCCGGGCCGCGATGCGCTGCGCGAGCTGGTCGCGCGCCACGGCATCGAGGCGCCCAAGGGCACGGCGGGCGGGCTGTTGCTGTTCGACTGCAATACGCTGCACGGTTCCAACGCCAACATGTCGCCGGATCCGCGCAGCAACGTCTTCTTCGTCTACAACCGGCGCGACAACGCCTGTGTCGAACCCTTCGCCGCGCGCCGTCGGCGTCCGCGCTTCCTGGCGCATTCGCCGGACGAGCCGTGGACGCCACATGGCTGA